Proteins found in one Microbacterium sp. LWS13-1.2 genomic segment:
- a CDS encoding MFS transporter, whose product MRLDSGTTAEEVAAVQRRTVWVLSLGQVLGGLAFGATLSLGAVLAAELSGEDAFSGLAAAAVTFGTALTAVPLAAIARRRGRRLSLTTGMAVALVGVGLVIVAVALAAFPLLLVGFLIIGAGQAANLQSRFAAADLATDASRGRDLSIVVWATTVGAVLGPNLTGPGEVIGSAIGMPALTGAYLFTLVAQGLAIVLYLVAMRPDPLLLAQRVVASARAGSRVIAKADRPVAARYAIFAVAAAHGTMVSVMAMTPVHLAHLTHGASEAATLSIIGLTISLHIAGMYVLSPVFGILADKVGRVPTILIGQVLLVAALLTASFGQLSTTAVTVALVLLGLGWSASTVAGSTLLTESSSEALRTRRQGFSDFTMSIVGGLGAIAAGAVLGWIGYGGLALVVLVLVAASVLLAPLGWRASRARPASQPG is encoded by the coding sequence GTGAGGCTCGACAGCGGGACCACCGCCGAAGAGGTGGCCGCGGTTCAGCGGCGAACGGTCTGGGTGCTCTCCCTCGGTCAGGTGCTCGGGGGACTGGCCTTCGGCGCCACACTGTCGCTCGGTGCGGTGCTTGCGGCAGAGCTCTCGGGCGAGGACGCGTTCTCCGGGCTCGCCGCGGCCGCGGTGACCTTCGGCACCGCGCTGACGGCCGTGCCGCTCGCGGCGATCGCTCGCCGCCGGGGTCGGCGGCTGTCGCTCACGACAGGAATGGCGGTCGCCCTCGTCGGCGTCGGACTGGTGATCGTCGCCGTCGCCCTGGCCGCGTTCCCGCTGCTGCTCGTCGGGTTCCTCATCATCGGAGCGGGCCAGGCGGCCAACCTGCAGTCGCGCTTCGCCGCCGCCGACCTGGCGACGGATGCCTCGCGCGGTCGTGATCTCTCGATCGTCGTGTGGGCGACCACGGTGGGCGCCGTTCTCGGGCCGAACCTCACGGGTCCCGGTGAAGTGATCGGCAGCGCGATCGGCATGCCGGCGCTCACCGGCGCCTACCTGTTCACGCTCGTCGCTCAGGGACTCGCCATCGTGCTCTACCTCGTCGCCATGAGGCCCGACCCGCTGCTCCTCGCACAGCGCGTCGTCGCGTCGGCTCGGGCAGGCAGCCGCGTCATCGCCAAGGCCGATCGACCGGTCGCCGCACGCTACGCGATCTTCGCGGTCGCCGCCGCCCACGGCACGATGGTGTCGGTGATGGCGATGACCCCGGTGCACCTGGCGCATCTGACCCACGGCGCATCCGAGGCCGCGACGCTGTCGATCATCGGGCTGACGATCAGCCTCCACATCGCCGGGATGTACGTGCTTTCGCCGGTCTTCGGCATCCTCGCCGATAAAGTCGGACGCGTCCCGACCATCCTCATCGGCCAGGTCCTCCTCGTGGCCGCCCTCCTCACCGCCTCGTTCGGGCAGCTCTCGACGACCGCGGTGACGGTGGCGCTCGTGCTCCTGGGCCTCGGGTGGAGCGCGTCGACGGTCGCCGGATCGACCCTGCTCACCGAGTCGTCGTCCGAGGCGCTGCGCACCCGGCGCCAGGGCTTCAGCGACTTCACGATGAGCATCGTGGGCGGCCTCGGCGCGATCGCGGCCGGCGCGGTGCTCGGCTGGATCGGCTACGGCGGGCTCGCCCTCGTCGTGCTGGTGCTCGTCGCCGCCTCGGTGCTGCTCGCTCCGCTCGGCTGGCGCGCATCCCGCGCTCGCCCGGCGAGTCAGCCGGGCTGA
- a CDS encoding aminotransferase class V-fold PLP-dependent enzyme: MPALADSPALAAARREFDGGRDYLAACTVGLPSRATRRAVIADLDAAGSGRPDLAAYCAAVERSRGLFASLVDVGAERVAIGSQTSVAVGLVATALPEGAEVLVPDGEFSSMVLPFVHSGRGLVVRTAPLHDLAAHVLPRTALVAFSVVQSATGEVADTAAIVAAASRQGALTLCDATQAVGWLPVAASGFDAVVCHAYKWLCAPRGVSFLTISDRLAARMTPLNAGWYAGDDPWTSCYGGDVELAPDARRFDVSPAWQAFVGAAPALELFAALEPTELHAHATGLAAAFRAGRGIAEPKRASAIVTWDDPDGGELARLTTAGITASGRSGRARVAFHVFNDEDDVDLALAALGH; the protein is encoded by the coding sequence ATGCCCGCACTCGCCGACTCCCCCGCTCTCGCCGCCGCGCGCCGCGAGTTCGACGGCGGCCGCGACTACCTCGCCGCGTGTACGGTGGGCCTGCCCAGCCGCGCGACGCGACGCGCCGTCATCGCCGATCTGGACGCAGCCGGATCCGGCCGGCCCGACCTCGCCGCGTACTGCGCGGCGGTCGAGCGCTCGCGCGGACTGTTCGCGTCACTGGTCGATGTGGGCGCCGAGCGGGTGGCGATCGGCTCGCAGACGTCGGTCGCGGTCGGGCTCGTCGCCACGGCGTTGCCGGAAGGGGCCGAGGTGCTCGTCCCCGACGGAGAGTTCTCGTCGATGGTGCTGCCGTTCGTGCACTCCGGCCGGGGCCTGGTCGTGCGCACGGCGCCCCTTCACGACCTCGCTGCCCACGTGCTCCCGCGCACGGCGCTCGTCGCGTTCTCTGTCGTGCAGTCCGCCACCGGAGAGGTGGCGGATACCGCCGCCATCGTCGCCGCGGCGTCGCGGCAGGGCGCGCTCACACTCTGCGACGCGACACAGGCGGTCGGCTGGCTGCCGGTCGCGGCATCCGGCTTCGATGCCGTGGTGTGTCACGCCTACAAATGGCTCTGCGCGCCGCGGGGCGTGTCGTTCCTGACCATCTCGGACAGGCTCGCCGCGCGCATGACCCCGCTCAACGCCGGATGGTACGCGGGCGACGACCCGTGGACGTCGTGCTACGGCGGCGATGTCGAGCTCGCCCCCGACGCCCGCCGGTTCGACGTGTCGCCGGCCTGGCAGGCGTTCGTCGGTGCGGCACCCGCGCTCGAGCTGTTCGCCGCACTCGAGCCGACCGAGCTCCACGCGCACGCCACCGGGCTGGCCGCCGCCTTCCGCGCCGGACGCGGCATCGCGGAGCCGAAGCGGGCCTCGGCGATCGTCACCTGGGACGACCCCGATGGCGGCGAGCTCGCGCGGCTCACCACAGCGGGCATCACCGCGTCGGGTCGATCCGGCCGCGCACGCGTCGCTTTCCACGTCTTCAACGACGAGGACGACGTCGACCTCGCGCTCGCAGCGCTCGGCCACTGA